From Panicum hallii strain FIL2 chromosome 2, PHallii_v3.1, whole genome shotgun sequence, a single genomic window includes:
- the LOC112882140 gene encoding WAT1-related protein At5g64700-like, which produces MDGRRYCMNQIPHKTMDAASKKAYIIAIVVQVILTGMSVMSKAAINSGMSTFIFVFYRQAAGSILMLPLALLLQRKNAWSMPVAWLLKLFLCALVGNTLSLSLYHVSLKFTSATVAAAAGNSMPVVTFCLALLLRMEVLKLRSASGIAKLTGVALCLAGVFAIAFYSGPALSPVNHHRAFAAHTSGSGRTNASSKTTWIEGTFLMLLANVAWSLSIVWQAALLKELPNRMLVATALCVFSTVQSFVVAVAAERNFSRWQLRPDISLLAIVYAGFVVAGVSYYLQAWCMEMKGPVFFAVWTPLCFVLTIFCSSFFLGEIVHLGSVVGGTLLVGGLYGVLWGKNKESQAGSCSQMNMTTTGCAQDEEEHNKTNTFELEEATSAPAGEHV; this is translated from the exons ATGGACGGACGACGTTATTGCATGAATCAAATTCCCCACAAGACCATGGATGCAGCAAGCAAGAAGGCCTACATCATCGCCATCGTGGTGCAGGTGATCTTGACGGGGATGTCGGTGATGTCCAAGGCGGCCATCAACTCCGGGATGAGCACCTTCATCTTCGTCTTCTACCGTCAGGCGGCCGGTTCCATCCTCATGCTGCCTCTTGCCCTCCTCCTCCAAAG GAAGAATGCGTGGTCGATGCCGGTTGCGTGGCTGCTCAAGCTCTTCTTGTGTGCCTTAGTGGG GAACACGCTGAGCTTGAGCCTGTACCATGTTAGCCTCAAATTCACATCGGCGACCGTGGCTGCAGCAGCAGGCAACTCCATGCCGGTCGTCACCTTCTGCTTGGCGCTGCTACTCAG GATGGAGGTGCTGAAGCTGAGGAGCGCCTCCGGCATAGCCAAGCTCACCGGTGTAGCGCTGTGCCTCGCTGGCGTCTTCGCCATCGCCTTCTACTCCGGGCCAGCGCTTAGCCCTGTAAACCATCACCGCGCCTTTGCCGCCCACACTTCAGGCTCCGGCCGGACAAACGCCTCTTCGAAGACGACATGGATCGAAGGGACCTTCCTCATGCTCCTCGCCAACGTGGCGTGGTCCCTTTCCATCGTCTGGCAG GCTGCGCTACTCAAGGAGTTGCCGAACAGGATGCTGGTGGCCACGGCGCTCTGCGTGTTCAGCACGGTGCAATCGTTCGTCGTCGCAGTGGCGGCCGAGAGGAACTTCTCCAGGTGGCAGCTCCGGCCGGACATCAGCCTGCTCGCCATCGTCTATGCC GGGTTTGTGGTGGCCGGAGTGTCCTATTACCTTCAAGCTTGGTGCATGGAGATGAAAGGTCCTGTCTTCTTCGCCGTCTGGACCCCGCTATGCTTCGTCCTCACGATATTCTGCTCTTCGTTCTTCCTGGGAGAGATTGTTCACCTTGGCAG TGTTGTGGGTGGAACCCTGCTCGTTGGAGGCCTTTACGGCGTGCTGTGGGGTAAAAACAAGGAGAGTCAGGCAGGGTCCTGCAGTCAGATGAACATGACTACTACGGGTTGTGCGCAAGATGAAGAGGAGCATAACAAAACAAACACTTTTGAGCTGGAGGAAGCAACATCAGCACCGGCAGGTGAACACGTCTGA